The genomic segment AGCATCCAAGTAGACCAACCAGCTCTCACCGTTTTTGATTTCTTTGAGTTGTGTTGCCAAAGCGTTCAGCGCTGAGGTTACACTTTTCCCCAAACTGTCCAACCGAGCCGTACGGGCTTCCGGTGTCAGTTCTAAGGTATCCAACGCCGCATCAATGATGCTTAACCGTCGGCCAAGTTGCCCATACAAATTGCGGAGCGGCGCCTCGATCGAACGGTAGGCGGGATCCGCCAAAGCCTGTTTGATCACAGCCATCCGACTGTTGAGCGTCTTGACATGCTGCCGCAACGCAGCGGTGTCTCCTTTGTCCGCGGCATACAGTGCCGCGATTTCGGCCCCGACCTCATCCGACCATTGTTTCCAATTGTTATCCAATGGAACGAGCGCGGCTTGAAGTTCGTCGGGAACCTCAGCCGGAGTTGAGGTTTCATCCTGTGCCACCAAACTGACGGTCGCACAAACGCCGAGAATCGCGATCCCGGCTGTGGCCAAAATGAATGTTCGCGGAATGGAACGTGAATGGCCGTGTGAAATCTGATCAGAAGGTTTCTTCATAGTGCTTGACTCCGTTAAAAGCATCGGGCTGAACCCGTCGGCCCCGTCATACATGACTGAGTGACTGAATGGATTGCATAGATGGAAAATTCACGACTGCCGATGGCAAAAATAAAACGTAATCATCGTCAGTTTGAAATTCAATGTGTCGCGCAGCATCGGCTGGAATCGACGTTTTGAGACGGCCACCGTTCTTTAATGGCAAAACCGTGCAATCGTCCTCGTTTCAGTCATAGAGGCTTTTGTGATCTCAATTGTCAACAACCTTGTCGACATCAATCACCCACATGCTGAATCGACCAGCCTTTACGAGGGTTTCCACGAGATCCCCTTCGAGCGGTTCATCTCGTCGGAAACGGTATCGGTGGTGACAAAAAAAACGATTACTCGCCCTGTCTGCGCCCAAAAGCACCTGCAGGGCCATCCCGTCGTGGGATCGGACTCCCCCATCCTGGGAAAAGTCTTCACACAGTATTGGCCACACGGTTAAGAACGAGCAACATGACTTAGACACCACAACCTACCGTAGCGCAACTGTTCCTCCCTTAACGCGTGCTTTGCCGTATCGCCAGCAAACCAGTACATTTTATTCATCCTCGCTAGCACGCGCAGTGTAGTTCACCGCATCAACCGATTCAATCGTCCAACTTAGCATCTGTTGCCAAATCGCAAAATAATCGCGAAGCAGATCCTTTCCGCGAACGGACCGTCCGGGGCTTTTATAGCGAAGCGACGCAACCGAATCGTGCAAGCATAGCAAGAGCGGCCGCTTGCTCTGAGCAATCGACGAGCCAGGCTTTTAGATTCGCTCATCCGGTGAAGGATTGTGGACCTAAAGAAAAACTTACGCGCATGGAACCCTGCTCAAATTGCTACAATACCCGCGACTGGCGACGGAGGCAGCCAGCAAAAAACGTCGAATGGAAACGGAAAAGGTTAACCCATGCCAATCGTTCACGACACCTTTCGCGATCTGCTGGGACTGGTTGGATTTGCTCTAAAGACTTTCGCGTGGGCGGCGTTGTTAACCGCAGTAGGCTACGGCTTGTTGATGGCCCTCTTCGCTTATTACCTGGCCGATGACGGCTCGATCCTTCCCGGCATCATCGCCGTGGTCTTGTCACTGGTGGTGACGACGGGATTCGCCGTTTTTGTAGCAGTGCGTCTGACAATCGCGCGAACGTTTTACCGGGCCGCGAAACAATTTGGTATCGGACGGAAAATCTTCAACAGCCTTTTCGACATCATGTTGGGCATCACAGACGAGAACCCCGCCGGCAACTCCGCCATGACACAAGCCTTGCACGGAGTCAGCCGCGATGAATTAAAAAGCCGCCTAACTGCCGCCGGGGAACAGTTGCTCCGCAGCGAACGTATCGAATCCGCTCTCCCCAGCTTAGTTCGCTGGTTGATGCGAAAAATCCAAGCTGCGATCATCTGGACTGTGGTCAAGGTGGTGATCATTCAAGCCGCCCTCATCAGTGACGGCCCTGAAATCGATCTCATTGAAATCCGCGACAAACTAACCAACGTCATCGACGATCAAATCGTCGGATTGATTCGCAGAAATGCCCCCCGCACGATCATGAGTGTTGGCGCCGCAGTGACACTCGGCATCTGGTTAATGGCCAGTGGCATACACAACGTTGCCACATGGTGGGCCACTGCGGATTTTTCTGTTACAGTCCCTTAATCGACTTCTTGACGACGAAATAAGAACGGAGCAGACTCGATCATGCACACATGTCGCAATTGGTTAACATCCTTGGTCTCCATGCTACTAGTATTGACCTTCACCGAGGTTGTACTTGCCGCGGATGCGCCCCGCGATCGCCCAAACGTGCTCTTCATCGCCGTCGATGACATGCGTGTCGAACTGGGCTGTTACGGCAATGCTCCCGTGAAATCGCCCAACATTGACCGGTTGGCACAACGCGGCTTGCTGTTCGAACGGGCCTATTGCCAACAGGCGCTCTGCAATCCCTCGCGGGCATCACTGCTGACCGGGTTGCGGCCCGATACGCTGCAAGTGACCGACCTGCCCACGCATTTCCGCCAAAACCATCCCGACATCGTCACGTTGCCGCAGCTGTTTAAAAACAACGGCTACCACGCGCGGGACGTCGGCAAAATTTTTCACAATTGGCGGCAGGATGACTACAAAGGTGACCCCGATTCTTGGAGCGTTCCAGCGGTCATGCACTATGCGTCGCACGGTATGGACAAGGCAAAGGTCGAAGGGGACCTCCCCCCCGATACGGCCGGCGTCCCTCGCGCCGAGAACCGCGACGTTCCCGACGAAGCTTACTTCGACGGCCGTGTCGCCAATCTAGCGGTCGAAGCGCTGCAGGAACTGAAAGACGAACCCTTTTTCCTCGCCGTCGGTTTCTGGAAACCCCATCTGCCGTTCAATCCACCCAAAAAATACTGGGACATGTACGACTTCAGCGACATTTCGCTGCCGATCAACCCCGACGCCCCCCGTGACGTCCCGGCGATTGCCATGCACGATGGCCGCGAATTGCTGCGAGGATTCGACAGCGCCGTGAAGGATGAACAAACCCGCAAGTTGCGACACGGTTATTATGCAGCCATCAGTTATGTCGATGCGCAAATCGGCAAGGTGCTCGACGAATTGGACCGTTTGGGACTGCGCGAAAAAACGATCGTCGTGTTTTGGTCCGACCACGGTTTTCATCTGGGCGAACACGACCTATGGGGCAAGACCTCCAACTTCGAACTCGACGCCCACGTGCCGCTGATCATCTCCTTGCCCGAGCAAAAAACCGCCGGCGAGCGCACCGAGGCTTTAGTCGAATTGTTGGACCTGTATCCCACCCTAGCCCAACTGTGCGAACTCCCAGCTCCCAACAACCTGGAAGGCATAAGCCTCAAACCACTGCTCGACGGCACAGCAACTACCGTCAAACCAGCCACCTACACCCAACACCCCCGCCCTGCCTACACCCGCGGCAAGCCCCCCAAAATCATGGGCTACTCCGTCCGCAACAACCGGTACCGCTACACCGAATGGCGAGACTTCAACACCGGAAAAGTCACCGCACGGGAACTGTACGATCACGTAGAAGACCCACGAGAAACAATCAACCTCGCCGGCAACCCCAAGCAAGCGGAGACAGTAAAAACCATGGCCACCCAACTGGCCAACGTCATCCACCCACCGGCCGCCGACTAAAATCCAAAACCGACCGCTTGCGGTCGTACACAGCGAGCCATGCCCAAAACGCCGGTATCAACGACGAGCGTTGAGGAATCGGACGTGGAGGTCGCAGCGAACCATTTAGCCATAGAATTTCAGTCAAAAGCCTGAAGATAATGCGATTCATATCTGGATTCTTGTCCATAATGACTTCGATGATTATCGGCTGCGGCGCTACTGCGGGAGGTGTGAATATTTGGACGGCTGTCGAACAAAACGACCCTGTCGCGATTAAGGCGTACTCCGACGCGGGTGGATCACTTGACGCTCGTAGTTGGGATGGGAGCACACCCTTGATTGTCGCAATAGACCTAGAAAAACGAGATAGTTTCAAGGCACTCTTGGAGCACGGCGCTGATCCGGACATTATCACGAGTGGAAACCGATGTGCGACACACTTAGCGGCGCTAAAAGACGGCACGTATTGGCTGAAGACCGCCCTAGATTTAGGCGCGGATCCCAACTTAGAAATTATGATTGATGATCGATTTCGTTCTGGCACACCATTTCGTTATGCGATCAGTAACAGCTCACTTGAGAACGTAAGGTTGCTAGTCGAACACGGTGTCGACATCGATAAGACTGATAGTGTGGGGCGCCATCCAATTGCACAGGCAGCGGCGCAAAACGATTTTGAGGTCGTCCTATACCTCTTGAATCAGGGAGCCGATTACAAGAATGCTCGCCGTGGAAATAGGGCTTTTATCGAGATCATAGAACAGAAGTGGAGGGATCGAAGCGATTACAGGAAAACCGAAATTCGTAAACAAGTTGAGACCGTCCATGCTTGGCTGAAGGAGCACGACTAAGGCATTGAATCGTTGCTTAGTTCAAATCTGCCCATGAAGTGGTTGCATTGTACGAATGGGACGAGTACCGGCAATCGAGTGTGACCAACGGGTGCGGAGAGGCTGAGTTTACGAAAAACCGCCGAGTAGCCGCGATTGCAACGCAATCGGGGCCGGCGCAGTCGGCAAGAAGCCGCAATTTGTGCGTTGCCTGAATCTCGACGGTTCTCACTCAGAGTACCGCCGAATTGCGGCGTCCTGTGCCTGCGGAACACCGATTGCTGCGCGGTCGAACCATGCAAGCATCAAAGCATATCCTCGTAATTTCGCGCTGCATGCAGAATCCGAAGAATGCGGACCGTCTCCTCTCGGTGATCATAGAAGATCAAGTAGTTCCGCTTCACGGGCTTGCAGCGGATGCCCGGACGGATCATGTCGAGTCGAAAACCGATATCCGGTGTCGCAGCGATAAGGCCAAACGCGGTGTCAATCTGCCCGAGAAGTTCATCGGCTGCGGCGGGATTGTCTTGAGCAATGTACGACCAAATGTCGCCCAAGTCGATTTTTGCTTGTGGCGTGATGAAGAGTCGAGCCATTACTCCGATTTCGCATCGCCCGGACGGCGTACATCCTTGAGGAATTCTTGAAGATTCCACTCCTCCAATTCACCCCGATCAGCCTGCTCGATAGCCGGCTGCAGTTCAACGCGCAGTTGGTCAGGTGTGTAGCCGAACCAATCCAACAAAACATCGTGTCGCATGAGAAGATACGATTCTCCCTGGACAACTCCATTCCCCTCTTTCAGGGCCTGCTGTTGTTCGTCGGTCAGTTCGGGGATAGGGGAGTTGGATTGGATCATGGTCACATCGTAACACGTCGCCGCCAGGAAATGCCATCTCAGTTTCCTGAGGTCGTAAGGAAAAACAACCAGGTAGCCGCGATTGCAACGCAATCGGGACCGGCGCAGCCAGTAAGAAGCCGCAATTTGTACTTGCCTGAATCTCGACGGTTCTGACTCAAAGGACCGCCGAATTGCACCGCCCTGTGCCTGCGGCACACCGATTGCTTCGCAATCGCTGCTACCACTGATCACGATCCCCACCGCGAAACTAATCCCCATCCGGCATCCGCGCCGCCACCTCCTCCATCGTCAGGTCTTCCTTGTGTGTCGAGACCGTCCAGACATGCCCGAAGGGGTCTTCTAATGTGCCGCTGCGGTCGCCGTAGAATTGATCCGCTAACGGACGGAGTTCCTTGCCGCCGGCGGCGAGGGCTTGGGCGAACAGCGTGTCGCAATCCTCGACGTACAGCATCATGTTGATTCCCGCTCCCCCCAAAGACTTCGGACCGCGAAATCCCATGTCGGGGTACTCATCGGACATCATGATCCGTGAATCTCCGATCTGAATTTCGGCATGCCCAATCTTTCCATCCGGGCCGGGCATCCGCATTAACTCCGTTGCACCGAACGCCTTCTCGTAGAATGCGATCGCCTCACCGGCGCCGTCGACGATCATGTAAGGGGTCGCTGTGTGATAGCCATCAGGAATCGGTTGCACAGTCATGGGATCGCTCCATTGGGGGGTTCAAAATTGACTTTGAAATATTGGATAACAGTGATTTAGCCGCCGAAACGTTCTTCAGTCCACGGGTCGCCGTGGTTGTGATAGCCCGCTTGCTCCCACAATCCGGGACGGTCTTCGGCGACCAGTTCAATCCGCTTTAGCCATTTGGCACTTTTCCAGGCATATAATAACGGAACCACCAAACGCAGCGGCCCACCGTGATCGGCACTGAG from the Symmachiella macrocystis genome contains:
- a CDS encoding sulfatase, coding for MHTCRNWLTSLVSMLLVLTFTEVVLAADAPRDRPNVLFIAVDDMRVELGCYGNAPVKSPNIDRLAQRGLLFERAYCQQALCNPSRASLLTGLRPDTLQVTDLPTHFRQNHPDIVTLPQLFKNNGYHARDVGKIFHNWRQDDYKGDPDSWSVPAVMHYASHGMDKAKVEGDLPPDTAGVPRAENRDVPDEAYFDGRVANLAVEALQELKDEPFFLAVGFWKPHLPFNPPKKYWDMYDFSDISLPINPDAPRDVPAIAMHDGRELLRGFDSAVKDEQTRKLRHGYYAAISYVDAQIGKVLDELDRLGLREKTIVVFWSDHGFHLGEHDLWGKTSNFELDAHVPLIISLPEQKTAGERTEALVELLDLYPTLAQLCELPAPNNLEGISLKPLLDGTATTVKPATYTQHPRPAYTRGKPPKIMGYSVRNNRYRYTEWRDFNTGKVTARELYDHVEDPRETINLAGNPKQAETVKTMATQLANVIHPPAAD
- a CDS encoding type II toxin-antitoxin system RelE/ParE family toxin; protein product: MARLFITPQAKIDLGDIWSYIAQDNPAAADELLGQIDTAFGLIAATPDIGFRLDMIRPGIRCKPVKRNYLIFYDHREETVRILRILHAARNYEDML
- a CDS encoding VOC family protein: MTVQPIPDGYHTATPYMIVDGAGEAIAFYEKAFGATELMRMPGPDGKIGHAEIQIGDSRIMMSDEYPDMGFRGPKSLGGAGINMMLYVEDCDTLFAQALAAGGKELRPLADQFYGDRSGTLEDPFGHVWTVSTHKEDLTMEEVAARMPDGD
- a CDS encoding ankyrin repeat domain-containing protein; this translates as MTSMIIGCGATAGGVNIWTAVEQNDPVAIKAYSDAGGSLDARSWDGSTPLIVAIDLEKRDSFKALLEHGADPDIITSGNRCATHLAALKDGTYWLKTALDLGADPNLEIMIDDRFRSGTPFRYAISNSSLENVRLLVEHGVDIDKTDSVGRHPIAQAAAQNDFEVVLYLLNQGADYKNARRGNRAFIEIIEQKWRDRSDYRKTEIRKQVETVHAWLKEHD